Proteins from a single region of Bacteroidota bacterium:
- a CDS encoding glycine--tRNA ligase: MSLSNEEFFKKVVAHCKEYGFVFPSSEIYDGLSAVYDYGSRGVVLKNNLRQYWWQSMTRLHKNIVGVDAAIFMHPKVWKASGHVDGFSDPMIDNKDSKKRYRADQLIEEFIDKQDAKISKEIEKAATRFGDSFSEQQYRETNPRVLEYQAKINHAATVLKTGLESNNLKMIKDFIEEQNIVCPISGTCNWTDIRQFNLMYSTQMNATDGGEEALYLRPETAQGIFVNFLNVQKSARMKIPFGIAQTGKAFRNEIVARQFIMRMKEFEQMEMQFFVRPGSEIEWYNKWKETRMQWHLAMGIKPEHYRFHDHDKLAHYANAAVDIEYKFPFGFKELEGIHSRTDFDLSKHQEFSGKKIKYHDAELNESYTPYVIETSIGLDRLFLMTICENLNEETLENGETRTVLSLPPALAPIKAAIMPLVNKDGLPELAEKIYNDLHLNFDCFIEEKDSIGKRYRRQDAIGTPYCITIDHDSLTDGMVTVRERDSMEQKRMSVEQLPAMLAEHTSMHALLRKLK, from the coding sequence ATGTCGCTTTCTAACGAAGAATTTTTCAAAAAGGTTGTTGCACATTGCAAAGAGTATGGTTTTGTATTCCCGTCAAGTGAGATTTATGACGGTTTGAGTGCTGTATATGATTATGGTTCAAGAGGTGTTGTTCTCAAAAATAATTTGCGTCAGTATTGGTGGCAAAGCATGACCCGTTTACATAAAAATATTGTGGGTGTTGATGCCGCTATTTTTATGCATCCCAAAGTGTGGAAAGCAAGTGGGCACGTGGACGGATTCAGCGACCCGATGATTGATAACAAGGATTCTAAAAAAAGATATAGGGCAGACCAATTGATTGAAGAGTTTATAGATAAACAGGATGCCAAAATCAGCAAAGAGATTGAGAAAGCAGCAACTCGTTTTGGAGACTCGTTTAGTGAACAGCAATACCGCGAAACAAATCCCAGAGTATTGGAATATCAGGCAAAAATAAACCATGCAGCTACTGTTTTGAAGACAGGATTGGAAAGTAATAACCTGAAAATGATTAAGGACTTTATCGAAGAACAAAATATCGTGTGTCCTATTTCCGGAACCTGCAATTGGACTGACATCAGACAATTTAACCTGATGTATTCCACCCAAATGAATGCAACTGATGGCGGTGAAGAAGCCCTTTATCTACGTCCCGAAACAGCTCAGGGAATTTTTGTGAATTTTCTGAATGTACAAAAATCTGCCCGAATGAAAATTCCTTTTGGTATTGCACAAACCGGCAAAGCTTTTAGAAATGAAATTGTTGCCCGGCAGTTTATCATGCGCATGAAAGAGTTTGAGCAAATGGAAATGCAATTTTTTGTAAGACCCGGTTCCGAAATCGAATGGTACAACAAATGGAAAGAAACCCGTATGCAATGGCACTTGGCAATGGGAATCAAACCCGAACACTACCGTTTTCATGACCATGACAAATTAGCCCATTATGCCAATGCGGCTGTGGATATTGAATATAAATTTCCGTTCGGATTCAAAGAATTAGAAGGAATTCACTCTCGTACCGATTTTGATTTGAGCAAGCATCAAGAATTTTCAGGTAAAAAAATAAAATACCATGATGCAGAATTGAATGAAAGCTATACTCCTTATGTTATTGAAACTTCAATAGGTTTAGACCGATTGTTTTTGATGACCATTTGCGAAAATCTAAATGAAGAAACCTTAGAAAATGGAGAAACACGTACAGTACTTAGCTTGCCCCCTGCATTAGCACCAATCAAAGCAGCGATTATGCCTTTGGTTAACAAGGATGGTCTGCCCGAATTAGCAGAAAAAATATACAATGATTTGCACTTGAATTTTGATTGCTTCATTGAAGAGAAAGACTCTATCGGCAAGCGTTACCGCAGACAGGACGCAATAGGAACACCCTATTGTATTACCATTGACCATGATTCTTTGACAGACGGAATGGTAACAGTCCGAGAAAGAGACAGTATGGAACAAAAACGAATGTCTGTTGAACAATTGCCTGCAATGCTTGCTGAACATACATCCATGCACGCTTTATTAAGAAAGTTGAAATAA
- the rpsT gene encoding 30S ribosomal protein S20, which translates to MANIKSAIKRIRSNEAKRDLNKYQHKTARTFMKRVYKTENKTEALELMPTVFGMLDKLAKRNIIHKNKAANLKSGLNKHVNSLS; encoded by the coding sequence ATGGCAAATATTAAGTCCGCAATAAAAAGAATTAGATCTAACGAGGCAAAAAGAGATCTTAATAAGTATCAGCACAAAACAGCACGTACCTTTATGAAGAGAGTTTACAAAACTGAAAACAAAACAGAAGCTTTGGAATTAATGCCAACAGTTTTTGGTATGTTAGACAAGTTAGCAAAGAGAAATATCATTCATAAAAACAAAGCTGCAAATCTTAAAAGTGGCTTAAACAAGCATGTTAATAGCTTGTCTTAA
- a CDS encoding S41 family peptidase — protein sequence MFSKFFTKRWQRFTALTLVLVLGLSAIKDSGLFEVTKNLEIFTSVYKEVHLNYVEDVNPGELMKTGINAMLASLDPYTNYYTEAEVEDALIKRKGDFGTPGIEITLMQNKLVISAVKSGSSADLQGVKLGDVIQEINGRDFSSKSVSETYESFEGAVGSFLKIKVKRGADVLEFNLERKKPDFSNVPYYGMVNKYYGYIKLDQFMDGSADEVKQAFLELRTHENFKGLILDLRNNGGGLLIDAIRILNLFIDKDQLLVITRGKTEEYYQEYKTFELPLDAKIPLVVLINENSASASEIVAGTIQDLDRGVVIGHNSYGKGLVQNVIPLPYRNQVKVTIAKYFIPSGRCIQEIEYSKHKHKDSAGLTKPFYTKNRRVVYEGAGIKPDVVMEKPIANEFMKALRNGSYIFEFASEYYKQHPDSVDIGDFKLSPNVFEDFRKFCQNKGFMYKSQTELEIDKMQNCSVDEQFNTDIEGIVSSLNVQINKSKEKDWERYKEVIMPLLNIEIAKRYYGEKSLYPIMFHFDKDVKRALGILDNPSEYSRILKP from the coding sequence ATGTTTTCAAAATTCTTTACTAAGAGATGGCAAAGATTTACCGCACTTACATTAGTTTTGGTTCTTGGCTTGTCTGCAATCAAAGATTCGGGGCTGTTTGAAGTAACCAAAAATCTTGAAATATTTACTTCGGTTTACAAAGAAGTACATCTGAATTATGTGGAAGATGTGAACCCCGGTGAGTTAATGAAAACAGGGATTAACGCCATGTTGGCTTCGCTTGACCCTTATACTAACTACTACACAGAAGCCGAAGTAGAAGATGCGTTGATTAAAAGAAAAGGAGATTTTGGCACACCCGGCATTGAGATTACGCTCATGCAAAATAAATTGGTGATTTCTGCCGTCAAATCAGGTTCCTCGGCTGATTTGCAAGGGGTGAAGCTCGGAGATGTGATACAAGAAATTAACGGACGTGATTTTTCAAGCAAATCTGTTTCAGAAACTTATGAGTCTTTTGAAGGTGCGGTGGGTAGTTTCCTTAAAATCAAAGTCAAACGTGGCGCAGATGTGTTGGAGTTTAATTTGGAGCGTAAAAAACCTGATTTTAGCAATGTTCCTTACTATGGTATGGTTAACAAATATTACGGCTATATCAAACTCGACCAGTTTATGGATGGGTCTGCTGACGAAGTAAAGCAAGCTTTTTTGGAATTGCGAACCCATGAAAACTTCAAAGGATTGATTCTTGACTTGCGTAACAATGGTGGGGGGCTGTTGATAGATGCTATCAGGATTCTCAATCTGTTTATTGACAAGGATCAACTCTTGGTGATAACGCGCGGAAAAACAGAAGAATATTATCAAGAATACAAGACATTTGAGCTGCCTCTGGACGCTAAAATACCTTTGGTAGTGCTCATCAACGAAAACTCTGCATCTGCCTCAGAGATTGTTGCCGGCACTATTCAGGATTTAGATAGAGGAGTGGTGATTGGACACAACTCTTATGGCAAAGGACTTGTGCAAAATGTAATACCATTACCCTATCGCAACCAAGTGAAGGTTACTATTGCAAAGTATTTTATCCCCTCCGGCAGGTGTATTCAGGAAATAGAATACAGCAAACACAAACACAAGGATTCTGCCGGTTTGACCAAACCATTTTACACTAAAAACAGAAGGGTAGTGTATGAAGGTGCAGGCATCAAGCCGGATGTTGTCATGGAAAAACCTATTGCCAATGAATTTATGAAAGCTTTGCGCAACGGCAGTTATATATTTGAATTTGCAAGTGAATATTACAAGCAACATCCTGATTCTGTTGATATTGGAGACTTTAAACTCAGTCCGAATGTGTTTGAAGATTTTAGAAAATTTTGTCAAAACAAGGGCTTTATGTATAAATCACAAACCGAGTTAGAGATTGATAAAATGCAAAATTGCTCGGTTGATGAACAATTCAACACAGATATTGAAGGGATTGTTAGTAGTCTCAATGTACAAATCAACAAGAGTAAAGAAAAAGATTGGGAGCGATACAAGGAAGTGATTATGCCATTATTGAACATCGAAATTGCCAAAAGATATTATGGCGAAAAAAGTCTTTATCCGATCATGTTTCACTTTGACAAGGATGTCAAAAGAGCGCTTGGTATTTTAGATAATCCGAGTGAATACAGTCGAATTTTAAAACCATAA